TAACTGTTCAGTCACAGACAGTGTCGGTTCATCAACTAAAGAACAACTTAGATATAACAGAAATATGAACCTATTGCACAAAttgaaagaataaaaactaaacaaacactgcacacatgAAGTCAGTATAaacctttccttttctttgcctGCAGGAGTTGTCCACTCATCTCATCTCCatcaacagtgaagaaaaagttatttttgtgaCATTCAAAACATTTGAGGAAATATGGAAGTTCACCACATATTACACAATAGGTATGTTATAGGTGTGTTTGGAATGCAACGAGGTGGTTTTCAGTAATCGTGTGATTTAACCAGAAGTATTTACAATCAGGCAAAAGTGTAAAAGCTAATCACATAGGTGAGAATGATTCCAAAGCTCTATGTGATGACTTTTTATAACCTTTAAAGTTAAAGGAGAATTCTGGTATCTGTAAATGTGGGCcctatttgtatatattttggTGTCCAATTGACCAATAGGAAGCCTACAAAATGTGttggaattgatccagtagatcaccacagccagcagctgccaaacaggctgcaacgtgatcctttgggacaactgcaccttatcacagtaggtccactaaaagtgcttgtttgatccactgacaggctcagagtgttattctaagtgtgtgacagcatcatggaaaggatccctacagagagagacctggaagatccttttggtttaaccacaaacagccgttatatagctctctgcacacacaccagactccattcactaaaacacaaattttGAATGATAACAGTGAGGCAGTGATAGAAAAGCAAAACTGTGTTCTTACAGCCTGTTCCATGGCTGCCAGTTGAAGCAATTTACTGGACCAATTCAAAAACGTAATGCACTACCAGTAATTTAGGTAGTGAACTGAAAGCTGTAAACATGATGTCACATGGACTGACAGGTAACTTAATTGGACAGTTTTTGCAATTGTCCTCCTGCATCATCAGCATTAAGTGGACCATTACAGGACAATTAAGTCTGGTATGTTTGCAGAGAGCagtataacagctgtttgtgcttaaacaaaaaggatcttccaggtctatctctgtagggatcctttctgtactgttgtcagacactcagacacTTCATGTCTCTACTTTGATCATGTAACGCTGCCCagaggattacattacagccactgcagcACGTTTTGCgcctgctggctgaggtgatagACTGGATcaactcaaactcaaaatatTTTGTACCTACTAATCATTTCGATTATTACAATATATAAATGGCCCACATGTAAGAATACTGGAATTGTCCCTAAAACTTCATCATTGTAGTTGCCTTTCCAAGGCTTTGTTTTCTGAGCTTTGATGCACTGAACAGATCACTGTTGCTAGTGGAATGATGCCAGTAGATCCAGTTTACAATATGAGTGGATTCATTCATGACATCACCTttgtcttcacctcctctccgCCAGGTTTCCTGGGTCAGTGTATGGAGAATCTGTTGTTAGACCAGTCAGACACGCTTTGGCTCAATTCTTTGGAGGAGGACATTGCTATTGAGGTTTCCATTCAGGAAGACACTCTTAACCTCATCTACAAAGGCATCCTCATGCAGGAAGGTACGTGATAAAACTCAGTCTTTTGCAGGAGATGGAAAACATTATTTAGGATTTGGCTCAATGATCTCAGTGGTCCGTTCACTAGCCTTTCCCCAAGCATTCAACTGCATTTCACAGCCTTCATCAACAGATGTAGCTGTCTAAggtgtcatcacttcatcaaGTATGGAAGTTCAGTCACATGGTACACCTGGTTGGGTTGGTGACCCCTGTTAGGTACATGGTGAGCCCGGCCTCTGTTCAAAGATGAGCTTGCACAAGCGAGAGGTGCAGAGGTGCAAAGGAGTGCAGTGAGGTGTAACACTTCCTGTTGCACCTCACTGCACTCCTTTGTTTTGGACTTGATGCTAAAACAAAATATCTACTTTTATGAAATCCTGTGGTGGGTCCATTTTGTATCTACACATCTGGTCGGCTCCAAAGTGATTGACACCAGCCCAAACGAGTGAAAAGGGGAAAAGAACAGATGAGATGAGCTGAAATACTTTTTGCGCTGATGTGATCGAGGCGTGGTCTTTGTTCCCGAACCCCAATTATAAAACTACATGCCACACTGACTGTCCTACAGTATAATCAGTGTCCCTATTGCACCAATAAGTACCTCACAGTTATTTAGTAATTAATACACAACTAAAAAATAAGTCCCAACTTTATCAGCattatatttgcttttttatgttaaaaattaaacaaGATATATGACATAGAGCTCCCCCTGCAacatattcaattcaattcacacTTAATTTCAGACTCCAGGGTTAAAAGACAGGATATGACATCAAATCAATCACTCACAATAGCACAGCAGCCAGTTGCACAATATTTAGCAGTCAATTTGCAAAAATGCTTTAGACACTTTAGACAATAGTTAAAATAATAACGAAATTCCAAACCAAATGATtacacctgcacacactctgGCTCTCTCTGTGTATTCTCAGGTTCGTTATTTGCTAGTTGTAGCACCAACCAGATGTTTGACAGCTCCACCTCTGGAGGTGACCTGTACCTGGAGCAGGGAGACATAGCCCAGTTTGAGCCTCCCTTCCTGGGCTCAGGGTGGACCGTCCTCTGCCTGGCTGATGGAGCCCGAGGCACTGCACCCAAACCTGCTCTCGAACCGGTCGCCCCTTTTCATCAGTAAGTCCATCCACACACGGCGCTGTATGGACCACAGTCTCATCCAGGTGTTCTGCACTGCTCTTGCTGTTCTGTGACTACACAGTAGGAGATATGAGGTGTTATGCTctgtggtcacatgatcacatcTCTCCACAGGTGGTTTCTCAAATCCAGTGCAGAGAGCATTTTAGCTGGTGATGGGAAAGCTGCCTGCGACTTCCCTCTGCAGTTTGGTATGTGCAGTGTTATATACTGGAAATTTCTTGGACCCACTAATGGTGTTTCCTATGAACGTTTATGACTGAGCATAGGCGcctgagcaatggagcaggtggagcagctgcacccccactttttgatcagacaactttgttatctttaaatattttagcACGTTTGGATCAAAATTAGTTCCATGTGTCCGTGTCATATGTTGTAAGTGAGTTAAGAATTATATTTCCCAAAGCCATTTTCTCATAAAAGCTGCAGAGAATCAGGTCTGAGTCtgcctttcacacatgtagctcACAACCACACAGTCTATGCACTCAACAGGAGACTGTCTGAAAGATTGTTAGCACCTCCTGAAATACtctgtttggtttatttttttccaaacaaaacTATGTAAGATACGCTAACTAACTACTTTACTGCGCCATGAATAActgtgtggttggttttcaATCACTGAGCATGAAGAAGCTTGACTTCAGGGCCATCTGGTAGACAGACTTCAGGAAATCAGGGAATGTGGTGTAAAAATCCATCACAAGTGTCGGTGAGGTCTTGGTGGATGAATGGGTCAAATGCAGAGCTTGGGCGACCTAGGAGACTGGGGACACCGTGTGCATGGGGGGTTAGAATTTGGCTAGTATTCTTCAGGGTTTTTTAAGCGTTTAGAGTTActtttttagggtttagggttactTTCCAAGTTCATGTACTTGAGCTGGCATTCATTCTGTCACTATCTCCACTTCAGCTGACATGTCCTGCTCATTGTATCACTTTGATGATTTGAATTCTATATGTTATCTATTATAtgtttacatatatacatagaaATATGTATGTGTTCCCATTTCCCAACGATGTGCATGTGTAATTTGTTGCAGCTGTGCTGGTATATTCACTTCCCATTAACATGTGCGCACTAATAGTACACAGTACATACATaatttgaaaacagctgcaatgTGGAGctaaaatggagaaaagaaaatgtcacccaacatgagaagagaaaatagaaaagtaAAAGAGAGATCTGTAAAAAATGTTTGTAATTACGTGTCTTAAAAGGAATAACCAGGCCCTAATTAATAAAACCAAAGGTAAGAAGGAAATATAACAATATTTGATGGTCACTATGTCTCCTAGAATAGAATAATGTGATATCTGTTCTCATTTGGTCCCCCCTTCTGTTTAGCCAGGGGAACCTGTCTGGCCACCGTGGAGTATGATGCCGAGGGCCCAGATGAGCTGAGTGTGGCACCCGGTGATCGCATCATCATCATGGGACTGCTGGTGTCTTGTTTTGATTGGTTCACGGGGAGGAAGGAGGCGACACGAGAAGTGGGCCTGGTTAAGACCAGCCTGGTGAAACCGTCCACTGACACCTCTGAGTTAGTGTGTCACCAACGTTACATCATGAAATGAGTGTTGATGTGGAAATATTGGATCTCATTCTATTCCCTGTCACCCTTCCAGGTCTGCAGATATTTTTCTTGATGGAGAAGAaggatcatttttcattctgcaTGAGGACCAAGTCATAGAGGAAACAACTGCCTTATTGAAGAAGAAATCTCAAAATGATACTGGTCATAACTACAAActgggtgagacagagaggctgcagcagggcTCACAGCCACACTGCTTTCTAGTGTGGTTATCGTTGGGCCACTTTTAGGAACAAACGCTGCTTGGCTGTTGTTAGTCACCTGCTCCCAACAAGGTGTTGCTTTACAGTAACAACTGCTGCATTAGAGAACTTTTCCTTTTTACAGCTGTCCTTACAAAGTACAGACTGCTGCATGCAGCACGCATACAATTGGGAcgtactactactactatgtACAACAAAATGTCAGCCGAGCTTGCCTCATTGCATGTCTCATTGCATTTCAGTGAGGTATTGGCTCAATGCAAAAACCTGAACCTGTGTTAACACAGTGCAGCGACATCTGGCAAAGCACTGCACTGCTTCCTCAAACATCTGCAGGCTCCCTCTCCAGGTAGATTACCAGGAGAGCTCTACAGTGATGCTGCGGTTCTGCTCACAGATGTCTAAACTCAAACTAGACTTTTTGGATCTTCTCACCTGCCATTGTGGGGGAGCGACACACCCCCAACAATGCATTCCCTTGCCTTTTGTCGAATGCAGAGCTACTTTCAGTCTGAATGCAATCTTACTCAAATTGCATTTGCTGACATCAAGTGCAGTTAACGCCTTTGATTCATGGAGGAGGCTGGATTTATGAAGtcaagatgtttttaaaaatgattttcagtcTGAACTAGGGTTGGGAACCATTCACCTGTACTTGGAATTTGGTACTGCTACATAGCAgtacattttttgttgtttcaaaaTGGAATTTCCAAACATCTCAATTTCAAGATTGTTACTTTTTAGAGCATTTTAAACAACCGGTAATGGTTACCAGCAATTCCCTTAAAACTACCAAGTTCAGTACCCAACCCGGGTTTGAACTGAATTGCTTCTTGATTTATTCATGAGCTTTAATTACCAGTTGTCAAAGTTTTAGGCTCTTTTCTAATTCACTTTctcacattttttgttgttccATCTCAGATGTGATCAGTTACCAAGACTCTGACAAGAAAACATCACGTAAGTATTGCAACCCAGGCCTCCAGACTGCACTGAGCATAAGTCACTTAGTGCGCATGTATGTCGCAGTGCACATGCATATAGCAGTGTATAACTTTACAAAGCAATCCATTTAGCTGTTACTGGGTTCCAGAAATGAAGTGGTCAGTAGctgataaaagagagagagggagagaggagaggaggctgctGGGGAGAGAGAATCACCGAGAGGTTCTGACTCAGACACCACAGAGGATGTGGTGTGCAGCAGGGAGAGCGACTGAGCCACAATCACTTTGAACCACACTTTATATTCAgattaaaatattttgcaaaTATCATGTGTAGAGTCACTGTCAATCTCACGTCAAAGTAAAACTAGGGTATAAAAATGAAGATGACTATTCAGATCACTGATAGATAGTTAAGAGCACCAGTGGAAAAGTTAGTCTGGAGCACTGCAGCAAGTGTCCCCTGAATATGGTTTATATTTAgtctttgaagtgttttaaGTTTCCTTTCTCTTCTGCATTTCAACATAATTGTTTCCTCCCATTACTCTTTTGCAGTTATTTCTTCAAGCAAAGCTGATACTCAACTGACTGACCTGAAGACAAATATTAAGAGAATCCTAAATCAAGAAAAAGTCTGTTTGCCAGACTCCACTATGACCATGAATGGGACCGTAGAGCCCTCTGCCCTGGCTACTGAGGCAAAAAAACCAAGCGCTCCCTGTTTCGGGGTTCACCCAGTTGTTGAAGGAAACCACAACAGTGACAGCTTCAttcccctcttctcttttttggaGGGACAAGACTACAAAGTGGAATTTGGCGCCCTGTACATGCTGAGTTCTGAACTCGCCTCCTCCACTTTCACTGGTCACTCTGACGAGGACGAGCTGATTGCCTTCCTGGGTGTTGCTAGGGAAGCCGCCAGGAAGAAGCGACTCTTATGGCCACAGACCCGTTTATGCTTCCTGTTGGGAAAGCTCTGTGTTGGGAGGTCAAAGTTCAGTCAGGCCCGGGTTTACTTTGAGGAAGCTCTGAACGTGCGAGAAGGCTTCACAGACCTCAGGCTTTTGTCCAGCATCTACTCCAACCTGGCTGCCATATATCTTTTGCAGAAAAATACAGAGAGTTTCTTTGCTCTGACAGAGCGACTTGTTGCTTTGCTACTCGGAGTCCCAGACTGCCTGGAAAACTTAGAGGATAACACTGCTCTTAAGTACATCCTCAAGAAGGCTATTCTCTCTCACAACAAAATGGCAGAGGCTCTGGCATGTCAGCTTTTGGCAAGGCACCACTGGACACGTGCTGAGGGGGTTCAAGTTGTTCCTTATCTTGAGAGACTGCTTGTTCTTTGTGCTGAGGCTCAAACAACATGGAGTATCTCTCCCAGTCATGGATACCTGAGCCTGGGAAGGCTCTACAACGAACTCCGACTTCTCCACCTCAGTGTCAGTTCAGCCAGGAGAGCTTCTCTGCATCCCTCtgcaacactgactgactgcctTAGCAGCATGCTTCTAGCTTTGGACAATGTCAACAGACTGTATGGCATCACAGAACAGGTACCCTCCATTTCACCTCAAGTTGCTCCATATTTACACCAAGCCCTCTCTTCTACCAAAGTccaaggaggaggaagtgaccAGTACCATGTTCTGAGCCATCAGCTCACAGTTTGTCTCTGCCAACTCTTTTACAAGAACAGAATGCTTGGACATGCTATCTGCCACATGCATGCTCTCATCAACAACAGTCCGACTTCCCAGCGCCTCCCCATTCCTCTCCCAGAAAGAAACAGTGCCCTAATCTGGCTGGCGTGGCTTCACATTGGCAACAATCAGCCAAATGTTGCTTTGGATATCCTGGACTCGGTCCTAGCTTCCATGCCAGAGCATTGCACCACCCCTCAAGAAGGTCTGTGACTTTCTTTGCATGCAAAAAAACAAGCCAGCAAATATTTCCAGGAACTAAGGAACCTCAGGAAGTTAACTCAGAAGCTAGACAAGTCTGAATTACACAAGGAATGTTATGATTAGGCAAAATTATTTTCACACATAATGACATAGCACAGTCATGGGCTGTTCTTTGTATTTACTGTTGCACTCTAAAAGAGAATTTCAGTGGAAAAGAGGTGGAAAATAGCACTGAAAAGTAGTGAGCTGACTAGCAGGCAAACTAAACCCGTCCTAAGCTTGATACTATTTGAGTACTAGCCCCGGAGCAGGGAGTCTTTTACGTTCCAGCAACTGTGGCAGGAAGACCAAATTTGGACTCTGGTTGCCGAGGTAAGGTTCCTGAGTCTCTAAAAACGTTCCTGGGATCCTGGAAAAGGTGGAAATAGGTTTACAAGATAACTAGAGGAGTAATCAGGCAGCTTTTAAGAAACCATTAATCAGATAATCCAAACTTCTAATTTGGAAGTGACATTGAACAAAATATCAATTATTACATTAGTTTCTAGTTAAATATTCAACCAAGGCGTAAAGATCTGTGCCTCTGGGATTATTTCGACTAATTTCGACTTTTGTGTTGCTATTTACTGGTTCTAAAGATGTAAACGTATGattgaatgaaaaacaatatgTTTCAACACCAGGCTATTTCATAagtataaatgtgttttaattgaACACAGGTGTGATCCTCAACATGCGTGGGGTGGCACTTCGATGCACTGGTGACCCCCGGGGGGCAGCAGAAAGCTACCAGGCTGCTGTAGACATCTGCCAAGAGTATGAGGACATGCCAAACTTGGCTGTGGCTCAGGCTAACCAAGGTAAGGTAGTCAATAGTTCAGtatgtttacatattttgggttcgaagtgactggtaggtacgaaaagttttggaattgacCGAGTTGGGCTGCAAGGGCTAGTGACCTTTGGGGCAACTGTCCTTGATCAGAGTACATCCACTACAGgcaacagtagaccagcagctcccaggttctgcagggtaaaattactgttacTGGGTGCTGTGCAGaaagcgatataacggctgtttgtggttaaaccaaaaggatcttccaggtctctctctgaagggatcctttccataatgctgtcacacacttagaataacactctgagcctgtcagtggatcaaacaagctcttttagtggacctactttgggGATATTTGCCTCAAAGGGTttcattgcagcctgtttgcaGCTGTCAGCTTAAGCAACCACTGGATCAGTTCCAAAGCTGTTTGCACCTACTAGTTTATTGTATATCCAAAATATGTAACAATAggatccatttttaaaaaaacgtaAGATGAAGCTATTCTCTAGCAGATGATTCTTCTCATGGACCTTAGTTCTGAGAGATGACTCTTTACTTCTTCATCCTCATGAAGGTCTGTTGTGTCTGAAGTCTGGAGCTACAGGACTAGCACAGAAACACCTGACTGAGGCTGTCCAGCTCTTCTCTGGCCTCGGTGAAGAAGGTCACGAGGGGAACTTCATCACAGTGTTGCTGGAGCTGGGACAGCTCTATGTGAAGCAGCACCAGCTGGACTATGGGAAAGGATGCTATGAATGGGCTCTGCTCTTAGCTATAAGTTCCAACCTGTTAGACTGTAAGTATCTAAATCACACGCTTACATCTGTGTGCTAAGGTCGTATTTTTACGTTTGCTGTTTTCAGTTAAAGGGAAGGTTCagattttttgaagtggggttgtatacttatccatagtcagtgtattacctacagaTGCTGACCACCATCTAGTCCCAGCACTGACGCTAAGCAATTTAGTACTGTGGACAGGGGCAGCAGAACAAATGTATTGTAGCCAAACCTAAAGAAATCAATCAACAGTTTAAATCCCCataatatttagaatattttcactgctttccCTCGAAAGCCGTCTCCAAACTGGAGACATACCATCCACtgtctactgtaggtaatacactgactacGTGCTTCATACAACCCAAACAATGCAAACTATCAGTTTGACTGAACTGGACTATCACTCATTGCCAGGCCAGCTCACAGCAACCAGACACCTATACCATCTGTATGAGAGTGAGAGTCCTGATCAGGCCCAGTGTATGGTCTACAGCCAGCACCTGGTCCAGCTGCTGAGACGCACAGGACACAGAGGGCAGGAGGGGGACGCAATGGAAGCCATGAGCCGGCTCTACCTCACTCTGGGcacagaaaggtgtgtgtgagagagtgtgtggagCTGGAATAGGTCTGATGTAACATTAATTCTTATTTGCCCCTTTCAAAGGTGActtttttaacaaaacaaaaaaaacccagcaaaaGCTGTGTTACTGTATAATCATATTAGAGCAGAGTTTACACAGGTGGAGGCATTAAAGTGGGCTTTTAACTTGCTATTAAtagagaaatgaaaacacaaccatgaaaatgaaatcaCTTCAGCTGTTAGTTTGAAGGTGTTGATGATGAGCTGAAGTTGAGTTTAAAGTTTGGAGCAACAGAGGTGAAGGCTTTGGATGTTCTCAGGGCGTACCGAGTGGCTCTCGACTACACCAAGAGCAGTCTGGCTATTTTCATCGACATGGGCTGCAGGGAGAAGGAGGCGTACAGCTGGCTGCAGGCCGGGAAGATCTACCATCTGCTGGACCAGACGGAACTAGTGGACCTTTATGTTCAGGTCTGAACCCCAAACTGTGATCTGTGTAACGTCTCAGTGTATCGCAAAAATATGAGATATACGTATATTAAAgacatttgtattttgtatgaAGTGCAGAAGGCTACTTGATTAAATGTACAGTTGGTGACTAAATGTAACTTATGTAGTTGCAGTTAAAGCTTAGTGCACCCAGGCGTGAGCCTTTGAAAGGCAAGCTAGACCTCAGAGTGGAAAGTTCTGGAATGAAAGCTGAatgtatgtataaatgtatgtatttttgttgATGTCCTTGTCAGGTAGCTCAGGATGTTGCCCTGAGTACAGGAGACACCAAGTTTATCCTGAAGCTTCTTGAAGCTGCAGGAGACATTTTCTTTAACAGAGCCCATGACCAGGAGAAGGCTATCACCTTCTACAGGGTACAGTCTGAATACAGCACACGTCCATACACATGTAGCTTTTCTATTGATCTCGTTTGCTTCTCGTGTGGGTTTATTTAAAGTACCAGTCagaagtttggacacaccttctcattcaatggtttttttttatatttattattttctacattgtagattaatgtTGAGGACATCagaactatgaaggaacactatgtagtaaacaaaaggTGTTAAACCAACCAgaacatgtttgatattttagatTCTCTAACTtctgctttgatgacagctttgctcgctcttggcgttctctcagtcagcttcatgaggtcacctgcatggttttccaacagtctacaaagagttcccagaggtgctgagcacttgttggctgcttctCCTTCACTCAGTGGTCCAACTcctcccaaaccatctcagctgGGTTTAGGTCAGGTGGTTGTGGAGGCTAGGTCATGTGACGCagccctccatcactctccttcctggtcacacagcctggaggagtgtttgggctcattgtcctgttgggaaacaaatgatggtcccactaagctcAGACCAGATGGGACGGCATGTgtctgcagaatgctgtggtagcccTGCTGGTTCAGTGTGCCTTTAATCTgaaataaatcagcagcaaagcccccccaccccatcacacctcctcctccatgcttcacagtgagaaccacacatgtagaaagcatccgctcaccttttctgtgtctcacagaGACATGGGGGGGGGTGGAACCAAACTcaatctcaaatttggactcatcagaccaaagtacagatgTCCACTGTTCTAAAGTCCATTCTTTGAGTTTCTTGGCCCAAActattctcttcttcttcttcttcttcttcttcatctgatCATGACGGCCTGGttcacacagtctcctctgaacagctgatgttgaggtgtgtctgctacttgaactctgtgaagcatttctatgggctctaatctgaggtgctgttagTTTGTGGTTTCAGAGGTCTGATGaacttttcctctgcagcacagggaactcttggtcttcctttctGGGTTTGGTGCACTTGAGGAAACATTCAGATTTCCTGAACTAGTCTGGATtaactga
The sequence above is a segment of the Pempheris klunzingeri isolate RE-2024b chromosome 23, fPemKlu1.hap1, whole genome shotgun sequence genome. Coding sequences within it:
- the LOC139222535 gene encoding SH3 domain and tetratricopeptide repeat-containing protein 1, which translates into the protein MSARSDRDTGSRAHRRKVSADGQQQREAAERANRHSRPVRGFSRDASLKGTLSTCEENFPTALPMLLDVVRGPERLPADEESQEMLRGKLRILQADSVKVNAVFTELSTHLISINSEEKVIFVTFKTFEEIWKFTTYYTIGFLGQCMENLLLDQSDTLWLNSLEEDIAIEVSIQEDTLNLIYKGILMQEGSLFASCSTNQMFDSSTSGGDLYLEQGDIAQFEPPFLGSGWTVLCLADGARGTAPKPALEPVAPFHQWFLKSSAESILAGDGKAACDFPLQFARGTCLATVEYDAEGPDELSVAPGDRIIIMGLLVSCFDWFTGRKEATREVGLVKTSLVKPSTDTSESADIFLDGEEGSFFILHEDQVIEETTALLKKKSQNDTGHNYKLDVISYQDSDKKTSLISSSKADTQLTDLKTNIKRILNQEKVCLPDSTMTMNGTVEPSALATEAKKPSAPCFGVHPVVEGNHNSDSFIPLFSFLEGQDYKVEFGALYMLSSELASSTFTGHSDEDELIAFLGVAREAARKKRLLWPQTRLCFLLGKLCVGRSKFSQARVYFEEALNVREGFTDLRLLSSIYSNLAAIYLLQKNTESFFALTERLVALLLGVPDCLENLEDNTALKYILKKAILSHNKMAEALACQLLARHHWTRAEGVQVVPYLERLLVLCAEAQTTWSISPSHGYLSLGRLYNELRLLHLSVSSARRASLHPSATLTDCLSSMLLALDNVNRLYGITEQVPSISPQVAPYLHQALSSTKVQGGGSDQYHVLSHQLTVCLCQLFYKNRMLGHAICHMHALINNSPTSQRLPIPLPERNSALIWLAWLHIGNNQPNVALDILDSVLASMPEHCTTPQEGVILNMRGVALRCTGDPRGAAESYQAAVDICQEYEDMPNLAVAQANQGLLCLKSGATGLAQKHLTEAVQLFSGLGEEGHEGNFITVLLELGQLYVKQHQLDYGKGCYEWALLLAISSNLLDCQLTATRHLYHLYESESPDQAQCMVYSQHLVQLLRRTGHRGQEGDAMEAMSRLYLTLGTERAYRVALDYTKSSLAIFIDMGCREKEAYSWLQAGKIYHLLDQTELVDLYVQVAQDVALSTGDTKFILKLLEAAGDIFFNRAHDQEKAITFYRDRALPIAVKSSSVHSRLRLCNKLTELMLSLKLYGEALEFAQTALDISISLGEHLNERVAYHRLASLYHYLDQYELAEHYYLKALTLCPTPLLFDEETLYYVRVYQTLGDIIFYDLKDPFDAAGYYHLALAAAMDLGNKRCQLQLCTRLATIYHNFLIDRELSLFFYQKARGFAAELNVRRINISADHQYSSTSQSKTTGQ